A stretch of DNA from Geminocystis sp. M7585_C2015_104:
TTGAGTTTCCAATACTGGTTGGGAGGATCACCGGAAAACCTGGAAAACTTCTTCTTGATGCTGGCGGATAAGTATGTGTTTACTGGCGAAAAATCACTGGTAAGAAAACTAGGCTATGCCGAGCCCATAGTATACCCCGAAATGGGGATATGGCATCCTTTAGCCCCCAAAATGTTTGAGAATATCAAGGAGTACCTACAATGGTACAACAGTAGGGATGATATCGACGACAGTCTGAAAGAGCCCCTAGCTCCTTGTATAGGGCTGGTGTTACAAAGGACCCACCTGGTAACGGGGGATGATGCCCATTATGTGGCCATGGTGCAAGAATTAGAATACCGTGGGGCAAGGGTGATTCCAGTATTTGCGGGAGGGTTGGACTTTTCTAAGCCGGTGGACGAGTACTTCTGGGATAAACCTGTACAAGGAGTCGAACCTATTCCCATTGTGGACGCTGTAGTATCTTTGACAGGCTTTGCACTGGTAGGAGGGCCAGCAAGACAAGACCATCCCAAGGCAATAGAATCTCTAAGAAGACTGAATCGTCCCTACATGGTGGCCTTGCCTCTGGTATTCCAGACTACCGAAGAGTGGGAGGAAAGTGACCTGGGCCTACACCCCATCCAAGTGGCCCTACAGATTGCCATACCTGAGTTGGATGGTGCCATTGAGCCTATAGTCCTATCAGGAAGAGATGGTGCCACTGGCAGGGCCATCACTTTACAAGACAGGGTAGAGGCTATTGCCAAAAGGGCTCTAAAATGGGTAAATCTGCGCAAAAAGCCAAAATCCGAGAAGAAAATAGCTATTACGGTGTTCAGCTTCCCACCAGACAAGGGGAATGTGGGCACTGCCGCCTATTTGGATGTATTTGGCTCAATTTATGAGGTGCTAAAGGCCTTGAAGGAAAATGGCTACAACGTACAGGACTTGCCAGCAAACGCCAAAGAGTTGATGGAGATGATCATCCATGACCCAGAGGCGAAGTATGCAAGCCCACAATTGAATGTCGCCTACAGGATGAGTGTGGAGGAGTATGAGCGTCTGACTCCCTATTCCCGCCGCTTGGAGGAGAATTGGGGGCCACCACCAGGACATCTCAACAGTGATGGGCAAAATCTCCTCATCTATGGAAGACACTTTGGCAATATCTTCATCGGTGTCCAACCTACCTTCGGTTACGAGGGGGATCCAATGAGACTACTGTTTTCCCGTTCAGCATCCCCCCACCATGGCTTTGCCGCTTACTACACCTATCTGGAGAAGGTATGGGAAGCCGATGCGGTATTGCACTTTGGCACCCATGGCTCGCTAGAATTCATGCCAGGGAAGCAAATGGGGATGTCAGGGGAGTGTTATCCAGATAGTCTCATAGGCAATATTCCTAACATCTACTACTACGCCGCCAATAACCCTAGTGAGGCCACTATTGCTAAACGTCGTAGTTATGCGGCTACCATATCCTACCTGACACCACCGGCGGAGAATGCGGGATTATATAAGGGTTTAGAGGAATTGAAGGAGTTAATTGGCTCCTATCAGACTCTCAAGAGTGGTAGCAGGGGTATTCAAATTGTAAATACCATCATAGAGAAGGCGCGGCAGTGCAACCTGGACAAGGACATACCCGACATTGAGGGGGAAATAGACCCCGCCAACATGTCTGAGGAGGACAGGGATAGAATTGTGGGAGCGGTATACCGTAAGTTAATGGAGATTGAATCCCGTCTGTTGCCCTGTGGCTTACATGTGATTGGCAAACCCCCCACCGCCGAAGAGGCTGTTGCTACCCTGGTTAATATCGCCAGTGTAGATAGGGAGGAGGAGGGAATCGTCTCTCTGCCTAACCTCTTGGCTAAAAGCCTCGGCCGTAACATAGAAGAGATTTACAGTAATGCAGATAAGGGGATACTAGCAGACGTAGAATTGTTACAAAGGTTAACAGAAGCCACCAGGGAGGCAGTAAAAGCCTTTGTGGCAGAGAAAACTAATGAGGAGGGACGAGTATCCCTAGTCTCCCGTCTCATCAACAGGGGCAAAAAACCAGCAGCCTTGGCCAAATTACACGAACTGGGCTATGTGGTGGACGAAAGGGCCCTTAAACCCCTTTTAGAATATCTGGAATTCTGCCTAGAGCAAATATGTGCTGATAATGAATTACAATCTCTACTAAAAGCCCTAGACGGGGAATATGTATTGCCGGGCCCCGGTGGTGACCCGATCCGTAACCCGTCTGTATTACCAACAGGGAGGAACATTCATGCCTTGGATCCCCAAAAAATACCAACTCTGGCGGCGGTAAAATCGGCGAAAATCGTCGTAGACAGACTTCTAGAGCGTCAAAGACAAGAAAACGGCGGCAGATACCCGGAAACCATTGCCTGTGTGCTGTGGGGCACCGATAACATCAAAACTTACGGGGAATCCCTGGCCCAAATCCTATGGATGGTGGGGGTAAAACCAGTACCAGATGCCCTAGGGAGGGTTAACAAACTAGAATTGATACCTCTGGAGGAATTGGGCAGGCCCCGCATTGATGTAGTGGTAAACTGTTCGGGGGTATTCCGGGACTTGTTTATCAACCAGATGGCCCTTTTGGATCGGGCTATCAAAATGGCGGCAGAGGCAGATGAACCTCTAGAAATGAATTATGTACGTAAACATGCTCTCCAACAGGCTGCTGAGTTGGGTATCGATTTACGCCAGGCAGCTACGAGAGTATTCTCAAATGCTTCGGGGTCTTATTCTGCTAATGTAAACCTAGCGGTGGAAAACAGCAGCTGGGAGGATGAACAACAGTTGCGGGAAATGTACTTGAACCGCAAGTCCTTCGCCTTCAACTCCGACAATCCTGGCATAATGGTGGAAAACCGGGCTATCTTTGAAAGGGCCTTATCCACCGCTGAGGTAACCTTCCAGAATCTGGATTCCTCTGAAATCAGTCTCACCGACGTCTCCCACTACTTCGATGCTGATCCCACCAAGGTAGTGGCCTCCTTACGGCAGGACGGCAAAAAACCCGCCGCCTATATCGCCGATACCACCACTGCTAATCCAACGGTTCGCACCCTTTCCGAAACCGTCCGTCTGGATGCCCGCACTAAACTCCTCAACCCTAAATGGTATGAGGGTATGCTTTCCCATGGCTATGAGGGCGTCAGAGAGTTGTCTAAACGTCTTGTTAACACCATGGGTTGGAGTGCCACTGCTGATGCCGTCGACAACTGGGTTTACGAGGAAACTAACGAGACTTTTATCAAAAACGAGCATATGTGTAAGCGTCTCATGGAATTGAACCCCCATTCCTTCCGTAAAATCGTCGGCACCCTCCTAGAAGTCCATGGCCGTGGCTACTGGCAAACCTCCCAGGAAAACATCCAACGTCTCCAACAACTCTATCAGGACATTGAAGACCGTATCGAGGGTGTAGATTAATCTTCTGGGGGACCCTTTTTGGTCCCCCCACCCCTCTCTCTTGCTATTTAATCTCAATAAAAATTAGCGTAGCCCAAGTGTTTCGGCAGTCCCTCCGCCTGCCGCCCCGCTCCCCCTATCCTACCCCCCTGCCCCCCTTTCTGTCAAGGGAAAAATGTAAATTTTTGTGAAGAGAAGGAGAATGATAATAGCAACACTAAGGGGGATAATAGCAGTAAAAAGGGGAGAAAGGGAAGTAAGAGAGAATGTCACTTTCGCAAATAATTGCCCTCATAGTGGGGTTGAGTATTATTCTGGGGTTGGGGTTGTGGTTGGTAACAAGTCTGGCAAGGCTTTATAGTGAAATTGCTTGGACAAGTCCTCTGTTGGCGAATTTATTGGTATTTGTGATTATAATATTGCTGGTAAGTATAGGGGGGATAGTAATATACTATCTGGGGAGTGGAATAGGGGAAAAGGGGAAGAGAAAGGAAAGAAAAAGGAAAAAGATAGAGGCAAAAGGGAAAAAACCGGGGGAGAAAAAACAAATAGCCCAGGAAACGTTGCAGGGGCTGAAAAAACAATTGGCACAAATACAGGATGAGGTGGCAAAAAGGGCCTTGTTGGCAAAACAACAGGCAATTGAGGCGAGTTTAAAAAAGGGCTGCCTAAAAGTGGTGGTGTTTGGGACAGGTAGTGCAGGCAAAACTTCCCTGGTAAACGCCCTAATGGGAGAAATAGTGGGAGAGGTAAAGGCAAGTATGGGCACCACTAAAGAGGAAATGTGTTACACCCTAAAACTGCCAAATGTAGAGCGAGAAATTACACTAATAGATACACCGGGAGTTCAAGAAATGGGGGTGCCGGGGGATATTCGCGAAAAATTGGCAAGAGAACTGGCAGTATCAGCGGATTTATTGATATTTGTTTGCGATAATGATCTGACGGCAACAGAATTCAAAATCCTAAAAGCCTTGGCAAGTATAGGCAAACGCACTGTGCTGGTGTTCAACAAAATTGACCTATACTCGGAAGAGGAACAGGAAACAATTATGAGGCAGCTGAAAGAAAGAGTAAAGGGGATTATACCCCCAGAAGACGTCATAAAAGCCTGTGCAAACCCCCAACCCATTCAGTTTGCTGAGGGGGAAACTATTACCCCAGAAGTGGAAGTGACAACTGTGGTGAGACGTATCGCTGCTATTTGTCGCGCCGAGGGAGATGATTTGTTGGCAGACAATATCCTATTACAGTCAAAGCAACTGGGAGAGGAAGCAAAAAGACTTATAAGTAGACAGCGAAATCGTCAGGCTGAACAGATTATAAACCGTTATCAGTGGATAGGAGCGGGGGTGATTGTCTGTACACCACTACCAGTAATTGACATGTTGGCGGCAGCAGCAGTCAATGCCCAAATGGTGGTAGAAATAGGACAGGTATATGGTTGCCAGTTAAACAGGGAAACGGGGAGGGATTTAGCAGTGTCTCTGGGAAAAACCCTCGTCAGCCTGGGCATTGTTAAGGGGGTAGTGGAAATAGTAGCAAGGACACTACAAGCAACAGCAGCAACCTATCTGGTGGGCAAAGTAATTCAGGCTATTAGCGCCGCCTATTTAACCCGCATTGCCGGCAAAAGTTTTATAGAATACTTTAGCCATGACCAGGATTGGGGGGATGGGGGGATTACTGAGGTAGTACAGAGACAATTTGAATTGAATCGCAAAGAGGAATTTATCCGTGCTTTTGTCCAGGATGCCATAGAAAGGGTAATTGAGCCAATAAGGGAAACCCTAGATTTCCGGGAAACCACAGAGGAGGAGGGAGACTGGGAAGAAGAATGGGGAGACTGGTTGTAGTGGGGTTTATAGGCCTGTTAAAGCTTGACAGGTGGAAGAAAGACCCGTGAAAAGATGGTAAGATAATTCTGGCTATGAATATTTACTAGTTAAGGACAAGGAAGTATTGGTAGATGGCAGAAACCTTAATGTTTAACGCCTTGCGTCAGGCCATTGACGAGGAAATGGCAAGAGATGATAGGGTGTTTGTATTAGGAGAAGATGTGGGACATTATGGGGGCTCCTATAAGGTAACCAAAGGGTTGTATAAGAAGTATGGGGAATTGAGGGTATTAGATACACCCATTGCAGAAAACAGTTTTACAGGAATGGCCATAGGTGCGGCTATGACTGGATTGCGCCCCATCGTCGAGGGGATGAATATGGGGTTTTTACTATTAGCATTTAACCAAATTGCCAACAATGCCGGGATGCTACGCTACACCTCCGGTGGGAATTTTAAAATACCAATAGTAATCCGTGGGCCAGGGGGCGTGGGCAGACAGCTTGGTGCTGAACATTCCCAGCGTTTGGAGGCCTATTTCCAAGCAATACCGGGTTTGAAGCTCGTGGCTTGTTCCACCCCCTATAATGCCAAAGGTCTACTAAAATCTGCTATTAGAGACGATAACCCCGTAATCTTCTTTGAACACGTCCTGCTCTATAATTTAAAGGAGAATATACCAGAGTACGAATATACTTTACCCTTAGACAAGGCAGAAATAGTAAGAAAGGGAAAGGACGTAACTATATTGACCTACTC
This window harbors:
- a CDS encoding magnesium chelatase subunit H gives rise to the protein MFTFVKSAIRHIAPEELQGRALMKVVYVVLESQYQSAITTAVKSINAHNPNLAVEVSGYLIEELRNTENYEQFKKDVSRANVFIASLIFIEELAQKVVAAVQPYRDKLDVIVVFPSMPEVMRLNKMGTFSMAQLGQSKSVIGEFMKKSRQRAGAGFEDAMLKLLRTLPTVLKYLPVDKAQDARNFMLSFQYWLGGSPENLENFFLMLADKYVFTGEKSLVRKLGYAEPIVYPEMGIWHPLAPKMFENIKEYLQWYNSRDDIDDSLKEPLAPCIGLVLQRTHLVTGDDAHYVAMVQELEYRGARVIPVFAGGLDFSKPVDEYFWDKPVQGVEPIPIVDAVVSLTGFALVGGPARQDHPKAIESLRRLNRPYMVALPLVFQTTEEWEESDLGLHPIQVALQIAIPELDGAIEPIVLSGRDGATGRAITLQDRVEAIAKRALKWVNLRKKPKSEKKIAITVFSFPPDKGNVGTAAYLDVFGSIYEVLKALKENGYNVQDLPANAKELMEMIIHDPEAKYASPQLNVAYRMSVEEYERLTPYSRRLEENWGPPPGHLNSDGQNLLIYGRHFGNIFIGVQPTFGYEGDPMRLLFSRSASPHHGFAAYYTYLEKVWEADAVLHFGTHGSLEFMPGKQMGMSGECYPDSLIGNIPNIYYYAANNPSEATIAKRRSYAATISYLTPPAENAGLYKGLEELKELIGSYQTLKSGSRGIQIVNTIIEKARQCNLDKDIPDIEGEIDPANMSEEDRDRIVGAVYRKLMEIESRLLPCGLHVIGKPPTAEEAVATLVNIASVDREEEGIVSLPNLLAKSLGRNIEEIYSNADKGILADVELLQRLTEATREAVKAFVAEKTNEEGRVSLVSRLINRGKKPAALAKLHELGYVVDERALKPLLEYLEFCLEQICADNELQSLLKALDGEYVLPGPGGDPIRNPSVLPTGRNIHALDPQKIPTLAAVKSAKIVVDRLLERQRQENGGRYPETIACVLWGTDNIKTYGESLAQILWMVGVKPVPDALGRVNKLELIPLEELGRPRIDVVVNCSGVFRDLFINQMALLDRAIKMAAEADEPLEMNYVRKHALQQAAELGIDLRQAATRVFSNASGSYSANVNLAVENSSWEDEQQLREMYLNRKSFAFNSDNPGIMVENRAIFERALSTAEVTFQNLDSSEISLTDVSHYFDADPTKVVASLRQDGKKPAAYIADTTTANPTVRTLSETVRLDARTKLLNPKWYEGMLSHGYEGVRELSKRLVNTMGWSATADAVDNWVYEETNETFIKNEHMCKRLMELNPHSFRKIVGTLLEVHGRGYWQTSQENIQRLQQLYQDIEDRIEGVD
- a CDS encoding DUF697 domain-containing protein, coding for MSLSQIIALIVGLSIILGLGLWLVTSLARLYSEIAWTSPLLANLLVFVIIILLVSIGGIVIYYLGSGIGEKGKRKERKRKKIEAKGKKPGEKKQIAQETLQGLKKQLAQIQDEVAKRALLAKQQAIEASLKKGCLKVVVFGTGSAGKTSLVNALMGEIVGEVKASMGTTKEEMCYTLKLPNVEREITLIDTPGVQEMGVPGDIREKLARELAVSADLLIFVCDNDLTATEFKILKALASIGKRTVLVFNKIDLYSEEEQETIMRQLKERVKGIIPPEDVIKACANPQPIQFAEGETITPEVEVTTVVRRIAAICRAEGDDLLADNILLQSKQLGEEAKRLISRQRNRQAEQIINRYQWIGAGVIVCTPLPVIDMLAAAAVNAQMVVEIGQVYGCQLNRETGRDLAVSLGKTLVSLGIVKGVVEIVARTLQATAATYLVGKVIQAISAAYLTRIAGKSFIEYFSHDQDWGDGGITEVVQRQFELNRKEEFIRAFVQDAIERVIEPIRETLDFRETTEEEGDWEEEWGDWL
- a CDS encoding alpha-ketoacid dehydrogenase subunit beta, which translates into the protein MAETLMFNALRQAIDEEMARDDRVFVLGEDVGHYGGSYKVTKGLYKKYGELRVLDTPIAENSFTGMAIGAAMTGLRPIVEGMNMGFLLLAFNQIANNAGMLRYTSGGNFKIPIVIRGPGGVGRQLGAEHSQRLEAYFQAIPGLKLVACSTPYNAKGLLKSAIRDDNPVIFFEHVLLYNLKENIPEYEYTLPLDKAEIVRKGKDVTILTYSRMRHHCLEALKQLEKEGYDPEIIDLISLKPLDMATIGESVRKTHKVVIVEECMKTGGIGAELIALINEQLFDELDAPVIRLSSQDIPTPYNGTLERLTIVQPEQIVEAVRKIVNNRV